One Chryseobacterium wanjuense genomic region harbors:
- a CDS encoding glycoside hydrolase family 130 protein, with amino-acid sequence MVLIKKEGIILKKTELSFECEGVLNPAVISENGKIHIFYRAVAKGNFSSVGYCLLSDPLTVEKRSDIPIIIPEFEHEKHGIEDPRIVKIDDTFYLTYTSYDGINALGTLATSQDLKSWKKTGIVVPKIPYDEFKLLSESESLIPEKYQRYNQFQLNHNTDEDIFLWDKNLIFFPRRINGKLYFLHRIRPDIQIASVENIEDLTPDFWKDYFLHFKDHVLLSPKHDHEISYIGGGCPPIETEYGWLMIYHGVHDTIDGYVYGACAALLELNNPEKEITRLSYPLFKPEEKWELKGEVNNVCFPTGTVVKNDTLYIYYGAADERIAVASLSISKLLKELMRDVV; translated from the coding sequence ATGGTATTAATAAAAAAAGAAGGAATTATACTTAAAAAAACCGAATTAAGTTTTGAATGTGAAGGAGTCTTGAATCCTGCGGTGATCTCCGAAAACGGAAAAATACATATATTTTACCGGGCAGTAGCCAAAGGCAATTTTTCAAGTGTCGGATATTGTTTATTATCAGATCCGCTTACGGTAGAAAAACGGTCTGATATCCCGATCATCATTCCGGAATTCGAACACGAAAAACACGGCATAGAAGATCCCCGGATCGTAAAAATAGATGATACATTTTATCTCACCTATACCAGCTACGACGGCATCAATGCATTAGGCACATTAGCAACTTCCCAAGACCTGAAATCATGGAAAAAAACAGGAATTGTTGTTCCGAAAATCCCTTATGATGAATTTAAACTGCTGTCAGAATCAGAAAGTTTAATCCCTGAAAAATATCAGCGGTACAACCAGTTCCAGCTTAATCATAATACTGATGAAGACATATTTCTCTGGGATAAGAATCTTATTTTTTTCCCGAGAAGAATCAACGGAAAACTGTATTTCCTGCACCGCATAAGACCCGATATTCAAATCGCAAGTGTCGAAAACATCGAAGACCTGACTCCTGATTTCTGGAAAGATTACTTTTTACATTTTAAGGATCACGTTCTTTTATCTCCAAAGCACGATCACGAAATAAGCTATATCGGAGGCGGATGTCCGCCCATAGAAACGGAATACGGCTGGCTGATGATCTATCATGGTGTTCATGATACCATCGATGGTTATGTATATGGCGCTTGCGCTGCTTTATTGGAGCTTAATAATCCTGAAAAAGAAATCACAAGGCTTTCTTATCCGCTCTTCAAACCGGAAGAAAAATGGGAACTGAAAGGAGAAGTGAACAATGTCTGCTTCCCGACCGGCACGGTGGTAAAGAACGACACTCTGTATATTTATTACGGAGCTGCGGATGAAAGAATTGCAGTGGCCTCATTGAGTATTTCCAAGTTACTGAAAGAGCTGATGCGGGATGTAGTATAA
- a CDS encoding helix-turn-helix domain-containing protein has translation MKLYIKYMVSLRCKMVVQQELEKLKIRNAVVELGLVEILDDISPEQRNLLKKNLLKTGLELLDDKKSILIEKIKNAVIEMIHYCESLPKENFSDYISEKLGYDYTYLANTFSEVKGMTLQHFIIINKVEKVKELLLYDELNLTEISYKLNYSSVAHLSNQFKKITGLSPSFYKQLKQKRFRNLEDL, from the coding sequence ATGAAGTTGTATATAAAATATATGGTAAGCCTGCGCTGCAAAATGGTCGTTCAGCAGGAATTGGAAAAGCTGAAGATCAGAAATGCGGTGGTAGAGCTTGGTCTGGTGGAGATCTTAGACGATATCAGCCCCGAGCAGAGAAATCTGCTGAAAAAAAACCTCCTGAAAACAGGACTTGAACTATTAGACGATAAAAAAAGCATCCTGATAGAAAAAATAAAAAATGCAGTGATAGAAATGATCCATTATTGTGAGTCGTTGCCAAAGGAAAATTTTTCAGATTATATCAGTGAAAAGCTCGGCTATGATTATACTTATCTTGCCAACACGTTTTCTGAAGTAAAGGGAATGACGCTACAGCATTTTATCATCATTAATAAAGTGGAAAAAGTAAAGGAACTTTTGTTGTATGACGAGCTTAATCTTACGGAAATTTCATATAAACTCAATTATAGCAGTGTAGCACATCTATCGAATCAGTTTAAAAAAATCACCGGACTTTCACCTTCATTTTATAAACAATTAAAGCAAAAACGATTCAGGAATTTGGAAGATTTGTGA
- a CDS encoding GLPGLI family protein, with amino-acid sequence MRKPILIICLILSKLLFSQEPEYSDIKCNYLTTFLTDTTDVNTKREELTGLWIGKNSSIFKSDQKAKYDSLTKESVKKSIANPVNGKIIIDFSRIPRAHFIPEVFKIGEKLEVYDKILGVYYKFETDQKIKWTLVNETKKISTYTCRKAVGKYRNKNIIAWYTEEIPISEGPYTFKGLPGLVIEAYDEKDFFHFTLVRLKNLSEIIAPIRNMVSTDYQGFIKKRNDFQKDPAGAYFAATGNQVPKDDVERVTKLHRKYNNHLD; translated from the coding sequence ATGCGAAAACCTATTTTAATAATTTGTTTAATTTTATCTAAGCTTCTTTTTTCCCAAGAACCTGAATACTCTGATATAAAGTGCAATTATCTCACTACATTTTTAACTGATACTACCGATGTAAATACAAAAAGAGAGGAACTAACAGGGTTATGGATAGGAAAAAATTCTTCAATTTTTAAAAGTGATCAAAAGGCGAAATATGATTCATTAACAAAAGAATCAGTTAAAAAGAGTATTGCAAATCCGGTTAACGGAAAAATTATAATAGATTTTTCTCGTATTCCAAGAGCTCACTTTATTCCAGAAGTTTTTAAAATTGGGGAAAAATTGGAGGTTTATGACAAAATTTTAGGAGTTTACTATAAATTTGAAACTGATCAAAAGATTAAATGGACTTTAGTTAATGAAACTAAAAAAATCAGTACTTACACGTGCAGAAAAGCAGTTGGGAAATATCGCAATAAAAATATTATAGCATGGTATACAGAAGAAATTCCTATTTCAGAAGGGCCTTATACTTTTAAAGGATTACCCGGATTGGTGATTGAAGCATACGATGAAAAAGATTTTTTTCATTTCACATTAGTAAGGCTAAAAAATTTAAGTGAGATTATTGCTCCTATCAGAAATATGGTAAGTACAGACTATCAAGGATTTATTAAAAAAAGAAATGATTTCCAAAAAGACCCTGCGGGAGCATATTTTGCTGCAACGGGTAACCAGGTTCCAAAAGATGATGTTGAAAGGGTGACAAAGTTGCACAGAAAGTATAATAATCATTTAGATTAA
- a CDS encoding calcium:proton antiporter gives MKKKNYIGMWTYLVPIFAWLSYFGNSLFSSGYYSVILALFLMGSVLAAVYHSEVIAHRLGEPFGTLLLAFAITVIEVGLIISIMMGAKGLETITLARDTVFAAVMIILNGIIGTCIIMGSLRYREQSFTLQGVSTALITLTSVVIFVLILPNYTVSHLGGEYTSFQLLFIAVICLGLYLGFTMMQTLRHRSFFISPKDKLSEKILTKKDPEKLSKKELYIRCLLLVLCLGIVVLLAKLLSKDVEHIVVSAGAPKSLVGIIIAGIVLLPEGLAALRAAKVDQIQTSLNLAFGSALASIGLSIPAIAIISVITGIRMSLGIDIKSTILLGLSLFIITVSLATGRTNIMQGVVLIGIFLIYLFITIVP, from the coding sequence ATGAAGAAAAAAAATTATATAGGAATGTGGACGTATTTAGTTCCCATTTTCGCCTGGCTCAGTTATTTCGGAAACTCTCTTTTTTCCTCGGGATATTATTCTGTTATTTTGGCTTTATTCCTGATGGGAAGTGTTCTTGCAGCGGTTTATCATTCCGAAGTTATTGCGCATCGTCTGGGTGAGCCTTTCGGAACTTTACTTCTGGCATTTGCCATTACGGTTATTGAAGTCGGGCTAATTATTTCCATTATGATGGGAGCCAAAGGATTGGAAACCATTACCCTGGCCAGAGATACGGTTTTTGCGGCGGTGATGATTATCCTCAACGGAATTATCGGAACCTGCATCATCATGGGTTCTCTCAGGTACAGAGAGCAAAGTTTTACCCTGCAGGGAGTAAGTACGGCACTCATTACCCTTACTTCCGTGGTTATTTTCGTTCTTATCCTGCCCAATTACACGGTAAGCCATCTGGGCGGGGAATATACTTCGTTTCAATTGCTTTTTATCGCGGTGATTTGCTTAGGGCTTTATTTGGGATTTACCATGATGCAGACGCTCAGACACCGGAGTTTCTTCATTTCTCCAAAAGATAAATTATCGGAAAAAATATTAACCAAAAAAGATCCTGAAAAACTTTCCAAAAAAGAACTGTACATCAGGTGTCTGCTTTTGGTTTTGTGTTTAGGAATAGTAGTTTTGCTGGCGAAGCTTTTGTCAAAAGATGTTGAACATATTGTAGTTTCTGCAGGTGCTCCAAAATCTTTGGTAGGGATCATTATTGCGGGTATTGTTCTTCTTCCTGAAGGGCTTGCTGCATTGAGGGCTGCAAAAGTCGATCAGATCCAGACTTCCCTGAATCTGGCTTTCGGTTCTGCTTTGGCAAGTATCGGACTGAGTATTCCTGCCATCGCCATTATTTCTGTCATCACCGGAATTCGAATGTCTTTGGGAATCGATATCAAATCTACGATATTGTTGGGGCTGTCACTTTTCATTATTACCGTTTCGCTCGCAACCGGTCGTACTAATATTATGCAGGGTGTTGTGCTTATCGGTATATTTTTAATCTATCTTTTCATCACCATTGTACCATAA
- a CDS encoding beta-1,6-N-acetylglucosaminyltransferase, with translation MQTPAFTPKPYLKPSKSQPDQHVRIAYFIMIHHKPEVFRAMFQKIYSKDQFYLIHIDRKAEEEVTEEIQLYISQFPNVYILESINIVAGGFSMIQAELDAMEFLLNIAGEWDYFINLSGEDYPLKSQQIIREFLTVNNGRNYIFYYDQKFYRPDTLQRIQNHFTELTHKVSSMIYKRKFMLGVTPYIGGKWFVLTRETCIFMTNNKRVMDFEDYYLHTLLPAESFFQTVLMNTAFNDVIVNDDKRAIIEKTFFNKKQNVETFIESLKSSNYLFIRKINDSTDEKILNYIKESYLLPLQEINEIERELKRNDDQNN, from the coding sequence ATGCAAACCCCTGCTTTTACCCCAAAACCTTATCTGAAACCTTCAAAATCGCAACCGGATCAGCATGTGAGAATTGCCTACTTCATTATGATCCACCATAAACCGGAGGTATTCAGGGCGATGTTTCAGAAAATCTATTCCAAAGACCAGTTTTACCTTATCCATATCGATCGCAAAGCTGAGGAGGAAGTGACCGAAGAGATCCAACTTTATATTTCCCAATTTCCCAATGTTTATATTTTGGAAAGCATAAATATTGTCGCCGGAGGATTCAGCATGATCCAGGCAGAGCTCGATGCAATGGAGTTTTTGCTAAATATAGCAGGTGAATGGGATTATTTTATCAATCTGAGTGGAGAAGATTATCCCCTGAAATCACAGCAGATCATCCGCGAGTTTCTTACGGTGAATAATGGCCGGAATTATATTTTCTATTACGACCAGAAGTTTTACAGACCGGATACCCTTCAGAGAATACAAAATCATTTTACGGAGCTTACCCATAAGGTTTCTTCCATGATTTATAAAAGAAAATTTATGCTTGGTGTCACGCCCTACATTGGTGGGAAATGGTTTGTACTCACGAGGGAAACCTGTATTTTCATGACCAATAATAAACGGGTGATGGATTTTGAAGATTATTACCTTCATACCCTTTTGCCCGCTGAATCTTTTTTTCAGACTGTTTTAATGAATACCGCCTTTAATGACGTTATTGTAAATGATGATAAGAGAGCCATCATCGAAAAGACTTTTTTTAATAAAAAACAAAATGTTGAGACATTCATTGAATCTCTAAAATCCAGCAACTATCTTTTTATCCGGAAAATAAATGACAGTACGGACGAAAAAATTCTTAATTATATAAAAGAAAGCTATCTCCTCCCCTTACAGGAAATCAATGAAATCGAAAGGGAACTCAAAAGAAATGATGATCAAAATAACTGA
- a CDS encoding DEAD/DEAH box helicase — protein MSFKNLNLINPIIRAVTEAGYSKPTEIQYTAIPHILEGKDIIGCAQTGTGKTAAFAMPVLQLLKKHTPDHKEIRTLILTPTRELAVQIEENFKVYSKYLPLSQLSIFGGVSIGGQLAALRKRVDILIATPGRLLDLVNQRHIDLSKIEILILDEADRMLDMGFINDVKKVLKLIPQKRQTLFFSATMPSDIRSFAYTMLNNPVEINVTPVSSTAKTIQQSVYFVEKKDKTDLLINILQDESILRSLVFTRTKHGANKLVKQLEDTGIFAAAIHGNKSQVARQKALEDFKSSKIRVLVATDIAARGIDIDELPYVVNYELPNIPETYVHRIGRTGRAGTEGNAISFCDHEERSDLKNIQKLIGFSMPVIQQHKTFQYQN, from the coding sequence ATGAGTTTTAAAAATTTAAATTTAATCAATCCTATCATTCGCGCAGTTACTGAAGCAGGATATTCCAAACCTACGGAGATACAATATACGGCAATCCCGCATATTCTGGAGGGGAAAGATATCATCGGATGCGCCCAGACAGGAACAGGAAAAACGGCTGCATTTGCCATGCCTGTTCTGCAATTACTGAAAAAACACACTCCCGACCATAAAGAAATAAGAACTTTAATATTAACACCTACCCGTGAACTGGCGGTACAGATAGAAGAAAACTTCAAAGTGTACAGCAAATATCTACCATTATCACAGCTTTCCATTTTTGGAGGAGTTTCGATAGGAGGTCAGCTGGCTGCCCTTAGAAAAAGAGTAGATATTCTTATTGCTACGCCGGGAAGACTTTTGGATCTGGTGAACCAGAGACATATTGATCTTTCTAAAATTGAAATATTGATCCTGGATGAAGCCGACAGAATGCTTGATATGGGATTCATCAATGACGTGAAAAAAGTGTTAAAACTAATTCCACAGAAAAGACAAACTTTGTTTTTTTCTGCAACGATGCCTTCAGATATCAGAAGTTTTGCCTACACCATGCTGAATAATCCGGTGGAGATCAATGTCACTCCGGTGTCATCAACAGCAAAAACAATTCAGCAGTCGGTATATTTTGTTGAAAAAAAAGATAAAACAGATTTGCTGATCAATATCCTGCAGGATGAAAGTATTTTACGCTCGCTCGTTTTTACCCGTACCAAACACGGAGCCAATAAGTTGGTAAAACAACTGGAAGACACAGGAATTTTCGCAGCCGCAATCCACGGAAACAAATCCCAGGTTGCAAGACAAAAGGCGCTGGAGGATTTTAAAAGCAGCAAAATCCGCGTTTTGGTAGCAACAGATATTGCCGCAAGAGGAATAGATATCGATGAGCTTCCTTATGTGGTCAACTACGAGCTTCCCAATATTCCTGAAACCTATGTACACCGAATCGGAAGAACCGGAAGAGCAGGTACGGAAGGAAATGCAATTTCATTTTGCGATCATGAGGAACGTTCTGACCTTAAAAACATACAAAAACTGATAGGATTTTCGATGCCGGTAATACAGCAGCATAAGACATTCCAATATCAGAATTAA
- a CDS encoding cold-shock protein: MQQGTVKFFNEAKGFGFITPADGEKDIFVHSSGLSTRSIQENDKVTFEVQKGEKGLNAVNVKLA, from the coding sequence ATGCAACAAGGCACAGTAAAATTTTTCAATGAAGCAAAAGGCTTCGGATTCATCACTCCTGCAGACGGAGAGAAAGATATTTTTGTACATTCTTCGGGATTAAGTACCAGATCGATTCAAGAGAACGACAAAGTAACTTTTGAAGTACAAAAAGGCGAAAAAGGTTTAAACGCGGTAAACGTAAAGTTAGCTTAA
- a CDS encoding RebB family R body protein: protein MADTVNNQTTDAVTQTNVTVLGESPAQAMSMLYQMATHASGISIQNSVTNQQNLNQLNPAIVADAIKILKG from the coding sequence ATGGCAGATACAGTAAACAATCAGACTACAGATGCAGTTACGCAGACCAATGTTACCGTGCTTGGCGAATCTCCGGCACAGGCTATGAGTATGCTCTATCAGATGGCCACGCACGCCAGCGGAATTTCCATTCAGAACTCGGTGACCAATCAGCAGAACCTGAATCAGCTCAACCCCGCGATTGTTGCCGATGCCATTAAAATTTTAAAAGGATAA
- a CDS encoding RebB family R body protein yields the protein MIHNQNHINTEVVGMAPTVPTAISMQVNAHSTGLMYEQSVLNQHRDSLIGLSNSVMGIKKIGSKKLKKELMMLRKSRFDF from the coding sequence ATGATACACAATCAGAATCACATCAACACAGAAGTTGTAGGGATGGCTCCCACAGTGCCCACCGCAATTTCTATGCAGGTAAATGCCCACTCCACAGGATTAATGTATGAGCAATCCGTACTGAATCAGCACAGAGATTCGTTGATCGGCTTGAGCAATTCTGTGATGGGGATTAAAAAAATTGGCTCCAAGAAACTGAAAAAAGAATTGATGATGTTGAGAAAAAGCCGTTTTGATTTTTAA
- a CDS encoding RebB family R body protein, with amino-acid sequence MATTVNPQITDAVTQSNVKVVGEAPAMALGNVYQTAAHSTGIMFENAVNTQNQQNILGQAATTQGVMQIYSMDTVADAISIAKMLNPNT; translated from the coding sequence ATGGCAACAACAGTGAATCCACAAATTACAGATGCAGTAACACAATCAAACGTAAAAGTGGTAGGCGAAGCTCCTGCAATGGCTTTAGGCAACGTTTATCAGACGGCTGCACATTCAACAGGTATCATGTTTGAAAATGCAGTGAACACTCAGAATCAACAAAACATTTTAGGACAGGCAGCGACTACTCAGGGAGTAATGCAGATCTACAGCATGGATACCGTAGCAGACGCTATTTCTATTGCTAAAATGCTGAATCCTAATACTTAA
- a CDS encoding RebB family R body protein: MATVVNEQITDAVTQTNVKVVAESPAMALGNVYQTAAHSTGIMFENAVNIQNQQNILTHAATTQGTMQIYSVDTISDALSIAKMLNP, from the coding sequence ATGGCAACAGTAGTTAATGAACAAATTACAGATGCGGTAACTCAGACCAACGTGAAGGTAGTGGCAGAATCTCCGGCGATGGCTTTAGGGAATGTTTATCAGACGGCGGCCCATTCTACGGGAATCATGTTTGAAAACGCGGTGAATATCCAAAACCAGCAAAACATCCTTACCCATGCGGCAACTACGCAGGGAACCATGCAGATCTACAGCGTAGATACCATCTCGGATGCACTTTCTATCGCTAAAATGCTGAATCCTTAA
- a CDS encoding RebB family R body protein: MATVVNEQITDAVTQSNVKVVAEAPAIALGNVYQTAAHSTGIMFENAVNTQNQQNILGQAATTQGVMQIYSLDTVADAISIARMLNPNS, from the coding sequence ATGGCAACAGTAGTTAATGAACAAATCACAGACGCAGTAACGCAGTCGAACGTAAAAGTGGTAGCAGAAGCTCCGGCAATTGCTTTAGGTAACGTTTACCAGACAGCAGCGCACTCAACAGGTATCATGTTTGAAAATGCGGTGAATACGCAAAACCAACAGAATATTTTAGGTCAGGCAGCCACCACTCAAGGGGTAATGCAGATCTATAGCCTGGATACGGTAGCAGATGCAATTTCTATCGCTAGAATGCTGAATCCTAATTCATAA
- a CDS encoding RebB family R body protein: protein MATVVNEQITDAVTQTNVKVVAEAPAIALGNVYQTAAHSTGIMFENAVNNQNQQNILGQAATTQGVMQIYSLDTVADAISIAQMLNPS, encoded by the coding sequence ATGGCAACAGTAGTTAATGAACAAATTACAGACGCAGTTACACAGACCAACGTAAAAGTAGTGGCAGAAGCTCCTGCAATCGCTTTAGGCAACGTGTATCAAACCGCTGCACATTCGACAGGAATTATGTTTGAAAATGCAGTAAATAATCAAAATCAGCAAAATATTTTAGGTCAGGCAGCCACTACTCAGGGTGTAATGCAGATCTACAGCCTGGATACGGTAGCAGATGCAATTTCTATTGCACAAATGCTGAATCCTTCTTAA
- a CDS encoding response regulator transcription factor, with product MENLKIKIGIVDDDLLFVQLLENYINTSEHYEVVLTSTGGHHFLNETETDLPDILLLDLRMSNGDGLEVLSALSQKNAETKIIVLSSFYRRSFMGQMLKMGAHAFLPKEIEMEELLKVIQAVYHHGHYFSDEQIDVMRSQLSNKLPEFHSYSKDALTEREIDVLKLVCQQLSTKEIADILFISPKTVETHKTNLMIKTCVKNMAGLVIYAVQNNIVDANEIVLFDK from the coding sequence ATGGAAAATTTAAAAATTAAAATCGGCATCGTGGATGATGACCTGCTATTTGTACAGCTTTTAGAAAATTATATCAATACTAGTGAACATTACGAAGTGGTATTGACCTCAACCGGCGGACATCATTTTCTAAACGAAACAGAAACAGATTTACCGGATATTCTCCTCCTGGATCTCAGAATGAGCAATGGCGACGGGCTTGAAGTCTTGTCTGCTTTATCCCAAAAAAACGCCGAAACCAAGATCATTGTGCTGTCTAGTTTTTACCGGCGGTCTTTTATGGGACAAATGCTGAAAATGGGCGCTCATGCTTTTTTACCCAAAGAAATTGAGATGGAAGAACTTTTGAAGGTGATACAGGCGGTTTATCATCATGGGCATTATTTTTCCGATGAGCAGATCGATGTGATGCGAAGCCAGCTCTCGAATAAACTCCCGGAATTTCATTCCTACTCCAAAGATGCCCTTACAGAAAGGGAAATTGACGTGCTAAAACTGGTCTGTCAGCAATTGAGCACTAAAGAAATTGCAGATATTCTATTCATTTCTCCAAAAACGGTGGAAACGCACAAAACCAATCTGATGATCAAAACCTGTGTAAAAAATATGGCGGGGCTAGTAATTTATGCCGTACAGAATAATATTGTAGATGCCAATGAGATTGTGTTGTTTGATAAATAG
- a CDS encoding sensor histidine kinase, producing the protein MVRNTQSECWENTLYLQEKDRERLAEELHDNIISRLNLIRLNAHYKNMNELNLDLKNSMQLIRELTHNLTPPDLSEIDLTDLLIDYLEQVKTNIKVDFYPLIVNENSINNQIKLNTFRIVQELINNTLKHANASLIKVYLRISRQYLILIVEDNGSGFNAKNQATGIGLRSIQLRTKQIKAHYKLKTQPQRGTKYIFFVNTIQQ; encoded by the coding sequence ATGGTTCGGAATACCCAATCGGAATGTTGGGAAAACACCCTTTATCTGCAGGAAAAAGACAGGGAAAGACTGGCGGAAGAGCTGCATGACAACATCATCTCCCGCCTGAACCTCATCCGGCTGAATGCCCATTATAAAAATATGAATGAACTGAATCTGGATTTAAAAAACTCTATGCAGCTTATCCGGGAACTGACACATAATTTAACCCCTCCCGATCTCAGTGAGATTGATCTGACAGACTTACTTATAGATTATCTCGAACAGGTAAAAACAAATATTAAAGTAGATTTTTATCCATTAATTGTAAACGAAAACAGTATTAATAATCAAATAAAACTCAACACGTTCAGGATCGTTCAGGAACTGATCAATAATACTTTAAAACACGCTAATGCTTCATTAATAAAGGTTTATTTAAGAATTTCAAGACAATACCTCATTCTTATCGTTGAAGATAACGGAAGTGGATTTAATGCAAAAAATCAGGCCACAGGAATAGGTTTGCGAAGCATTCAACTGAGAACAAAACAGATAAAAGCCCATTATAAACTAAAAACCCAACCGCAAAGAGGAACAAAATACATCTTCTTTGTCAATACGATACAACAATAA
- a CDS encoding T9SS type A sorting domain-containing protein: MKKFYTGAFFLCTILGVSAQEVVWQKDIKSSTQDFLSQVTTTIDQQYLISGSSIQAGGQKMGAGSKQNNGYDYHFIKLNQQGEEVWEKYFSGQNHDFLSATVATQEGGFLAAGTSYSGKGLDKKDDSKGGTDIWLIRLNEFGDELWQKTIGTQADEEARAVIQTTDFGFFVAGSFVSAQDSKMKGYGSKDVLIVRLDKNGKELSQLILGGKGLDEVEKMIPTKDGGALLGVYSRSSEFRGSGSGVQNSDNKTSNPASRYPKSTNNFGEGDYWIIKLSKDGKVEWEKNFGGKGDDHLRTLALTSTGYLIGGESRSERSGNKSVGIEEGTDLWLISLDERGEEIWQKSYNFKNRDVLMGMSVISGMMEDGSGKSKGILLGGYTQAEGRIENDDETFWMLYLDQNGNEQWRKHVKGETRKKEERLSDIKLNRDGSIILAGTSAEELGKENWKIVKLGDKQINQLIEKQDIKIYPNPVSDYAYVEIGFDFKEAEILLYDMSGRQLQSLKTKNKVTKINIQPLIQGAYLITIKTDTNKTANAKLIKK, from the coding sequence ATGAAGAAATTTTATACTGGTGCATTTTTCTTATGCACAATCTTGGGAGTCTCAGCTCAGGAAGTAGTCTGGCAGAAAGACATCAAATCCTCGACGCAGGATTTTCTAAGTCAGGTTACGACAACTATCGATCAGCAATATCTTATTTCAGGAAGCTCGATTCAGGCTGGAGGCCAGAAGATGGGAGCTGGAAGTAAGCAGAATAACGGCTACGACTATCATTTTATAAAATTGAACCAGCAAGGAGAGGAAGTCTGGGAGAAATATTTCTCGGGTCAGAATCATGATTTTTTGTCGGCTACTGTTGCTACTCAGGAGGGTGGATTTTTAGCGGCAGGAACTTCTTATTCAGGAAAAGGATTGGATAAAAAAGACGATTCTAAAGGAGGAACAGATATTTGGCTGATTAGACTCAATGAATTCGGGGATGAATTGTGGCAGAAAACAATCGGAACTCAGGCCGATGAAGAAGCAAGAGCTGTTATTCAAACCACAGATTTCGGATTTTTTGTGGCCGGATCCTTCGTCTCCGCTCAGGACTCTAAAATGAAGGGTTACGGCTCAAAGGATGTTCTCATTGTAAGGTTGGATAAAAATGGCAAAGAGCTATCACAACTTATTTTAGGTGGAAAAGGTTTGGATGAAGTAGAGAAAATGATTCCGACAAAGGATGGTGGAGCTTTATTGGGAGTATATTCAAGGAGTTCCGAGTTTCGTGGTTCGGGTTCAGGAGTTCAAAATTCCGACAATAAAACCTCGAATCCCGCATCCCGTTATCCAAAATCGACCAACAATTTCGGTGAAGGTGATTATTGGATCATTAAACTTTCAAAAGACGGGAAAGTAGAATGGGAAAAGAATTTTGGAGGAAAAGGTGATGATCATTTGAGAACCTTGGCTCTAACATCAACAGGATATTTAATCGGCGGAGAATCAAGATCGGAAAGGTCTGGAAATAAATCTGTAGGAATCGAAGAAGGAACAGATTTATGGTTGATTTCACTCGATGAAAGAGGAGAAGAAATCTGGCAAAAATCTTACAATTTCAAAAACAGAGATGTTTTAATGGGAATGAGTGTGATAAGCGGGATGATGGAAGATGGAAGCGGGAAGTCAAAAGGAATTTTGTTAGGTGGCTACACGCAAGCGGAAGGCAGAATTGAAAATGATGATGAGACTTTTTGGATGTTATATCTTGATCAAAATGGTAATGAACAGTGGAGAAAACATGTAAAAGGTGAGACCAGAAAGAAAGAGGAAAGATTGTCTGATATTAAATTAAACAGAGACGGCTCGATCATCCTTGCAGGAACCAGTGCAGAGGAATTAGGAAAAGAAAACTGGAAGATTGTAAAACTGGGTGATAAGCAGATTAATCAGTTGATTGAAAAACAGGATATTAAGATTTATCCTAATCCGGTATCAGACTATGCTTATGTAGAAATAGGTTTTGATTTCAAGGAAGCCGAGATTTTGTTGTATGATATGTCAGGAAGACAACTTCAAAGTTTGAAAACCAAGAATAAAGTGACTAAGATTAATATTCAGCCTTTAATTCAGGGAGCTTATCTCATCACTATAAAAACAGATACAAATAAAACTGCGAATGCTAAATTGATTAAGAAATAA